In one window of Chryseobacterium sp. JV274 DNA:
- a CDS encoding DUF58 domain-containing protein: MKNLYINTRFFFALIGVGILYVLAFFFPVLMWAAHIVLLICFLAAMVDFLLLFNQKNALQVQRILPEKLSNGDENFVKIDIKNNYSFTISTKIIDEIPFQFQKRDFLIEKQIASGANTFFQYSLEPKERGEYHFGGLNIYASSPLGLISKRFIFQKDAMLPSYPSFIHLRKYELMAIQSEFLLGGIKRVRKLGHTMEFEQIKEYVPGDDIRTINWKATSKTNRLMVNQFQDEKSQRIFMLIDKGRTMKMPFNGLSLLDYSINATMALSHIILRKGDRAGMMTFSKKAENKIAADNKSGQLKKISEALYNIKTDFFESDFNRLYQDVKYSINQRSLILLFTNFETLDGLNRQLKYLRGIAKNHLLVVVFFKNSELQTLINKNPENMQEIYDEIIAEKFEFEKKLIIQELRKYGIYTVYTLPENLNIDVINKYLEIKARGIL; this comes from the coding sequence ATGAAAAACTTATACATCAATACACGTTTCTTTTTTGCACTCATCGGAGTGGGGATTCTGTATGTTCTGGCATTTTTCTTTCCGGTGCTGATGTGGGCAGCCCATATCGTGCTTCTGATTTGTTTTCTGGCTGCAATGGTAGATTTCCTGTTGCTTTTTAACCAAAAGAATGCGCTGCAGGTTCAAAGAATTTTACCGGAAAAACTGTCTAACGGAGATGAGAATTTTGTAAAAATTGACATCAAAAATAATTATAGCTTTACCATATCCACTAAGATTATTGATGAAATTCCTTTTCAGTTTCAGAAAAGAGATTTTTTAATCGAAAAACAGATCGCTTCAGGAGCGAATACATTCTTTCAATATTCATTAGAACCTAAGGAAAGAGGAGAATATCATTTCGGAGGTTTGAATATTTACGCATCTTCACCATTAGGTTTAATTTCAAAAAGATTTATTTTTCAGAAGGATGCTATGCTGCCATCTTATCCATCCTTTATTCATCTCAGAAAATATGAGCTGATGGCCATTCAAAGTGAATTTCTATTAGGTGGAATCAAAAGAGTCAGAAAGCTGGGACACACGATGGAATTTGAACAGATCAAAGAATATGTTCCCGGAGATGATATCAGAACGATCAACTGGAAAGCTACTTCCAAGACCAACCGTTTGATGGTAAACCAGTTTCAGGATGAAAAATCACAGCGTATTTTTATGCTGATTGATAAAGGAAGAACCATGAAAATGCCTTTCAATGGATTAAGCTTGCTGGATTATTCCATCAATGCAACAATGGCACTTTCTCATATTATTTTGAGAAAGGGAGACAGAGCCGGTATGATGACCTTTTCCAAGAAAGCTGAAAATAAAATTGCAGCCGATAATAAATCCGGGCAGCTGAAAAAAATCTCTGAAGCGCTTTATAATATTAAAACAGATTTCTTTGAAAGTGATTTCAACCGCCTGTATCAGGATGTAAAATATTCTATCAATCAAAGAAGCTTAATTCTGCTTTTTACCAACTTTGAAACATTGGACGGACTGAACCGACAGCTGAAATATCTACGTGGAATCGCAAAAAACCATTTGCTGGTAGTTGTATTCTTCAAAAATTCAGAATTGCAGACGCTGATCAACAAAAATCCTGAAAATATGCAGGAAATCTATGATGAGATCATTGCTGAGAAATTTGAGTTTGAAAAGAAACTGATCATCCAGGAACTTCGCAAATATGGAATCTATACCGTATATACACTTCCGGAAAATTTGAATATCGATGTTATCAATAAATATCTTGAGATAAAAGCGAGAGGAATTTTATAA
- a CDS encoding AAA family ATPase, with the protein MENFDNPNIENQSSIDLNKQEEQFHSRIDMIELRASLEKVKSEIGKVIVGQEKMIEHLLAALLSNGHVLIEGVPGVAKTITAKLLAKTIDVGFSRIQFTPDLMPSDILGTSIFNVKNSEFEFKKGPIFSNFILIDEINRSPAKTQSALFEVMEERQITMDGTRYILEEPFLVIATQNPIEHEGTYRLPEAQLDRFLFKINVGYPNLEQEIAIIKNQHESKKEDKTEGVNRVITAVQLKNYQNLVKEIIVESQLMEYIAKIIINTRENQFLYLGASPRASLALLTASKAFAALRGRDFVTPEDIKEASYAVLRHRVIVSPEREMEGLTADEIIRQILEGIEIPR; encoded by the coding sequence ATGGAAAACTTTGATAACCCTAATATAGAAAACCAAAGCTCTATAGACCTTAATAAGCAGGAAGAGCAGTTTCATTCGAGAATAGATATGATCGAACTTCGTGCAAGCCTGGAGAAAGTAAAATCTGAGATCGGAAAAGTAATTGTAGGGCAGGAGAAGATGATTGAACATCTTTTGGCAGCGTTACTTTCAAACGGTCATGTTTTGATTGAAGGAGTTCCGGGAGTGGCGAAGACAATCACCGCAAAATTATTAGCCAAAACCATTGACGTAGGTTTCAGCAGAATTCAGTTTACTCCGGATCTTATGCCTTCCGATATCTTGGGGACATCCATATTCAATGTGAAAAATTCAGAATTTGAATTTAAAAAAGGACCTATCTTCTCCAACTTCATCCTGATTGATGAGATCAACAGATCGCCGGCAAAAACACAATCTGCATTATTTGAAGTAATGGAAGAAAGACAGATCACCATGGATGGTACCCGTTATATTTTGGAAGAACCTTTTCTTGTTATCGCTACACAAAACCCTATAGAACATGAGGGAACGTACAGACTTCCGGAAGCCCAGCTGGATCGTTTTTTATTCAAAATCAATGTAGGATATCCTAATCTTGAGCAGGAAATCGCGATCATTAAAAATCAGCACGAAAGTAAAAAAGAAGATAAAACAGAAGGCGTAAACCGCGTGATCACAGCTGTACAGCTGAAAAACTACCAGAATCTGGTAAAAGAAATCATTGTGGAAAGTCAGCTGATGGAATATATTGCTAAGATTATCATCAATACAAGAGAAAACCAATTCTTATATCTGGGAGCTTCACCGAGAGCTTCATTAGCACTTCTTACAGCATCAAAAGCATTTGCAGCGCTGAGAGGAAGAGATTTTGTGACTCCTGAAGATATCAAAGAAGCAAGCTATGCTGTTTTAAGACACAGAGTCATCGTATCTCCCGAAAGAGAAATGGAAGGTCTTACTGCAGATGAAATTATCCGCCAGATTTTAGAAGGAATAGAGATTCCGAGATAG